A part of Populus alba chromosome 8, ASM523922v2, whole genome shotgun sequence genomic DNA contains:
- the LOC118052215 gene encoding uncharacterized protein, with translation MSWLRSAVSKAVEAGNNNNLTRAVKTYADSVVHQAGQAVAEGAKILQDRIGNRNYKSAKQTAKRLEDAAISCRGLERVLLLRRWAVVLKQFEKLSGGFAEDKQTPVEQNVGPDVSSGSPRKTSLPMVLYYDSDVGGEPMTFRDVFLQSQALEGISMSVILEAPNEEEISLLLEVFRLCLTGGQEVHNAIVSSIQDLASAFASYQDEVLVKREELLQFAQDAITGLKINTDLARIDAEAKVLKNKLDGSMHSDKPSIEDQEKVSDEKAKATIKALKEALAQIRICSRLEGLLLKKKTLSLGDSPEIHAQKVDKLKVLSESLASSTSKAEKRILDHRLQKEEALKVCVAKADEANEKEKEIVAEISVLEKQRDELEAELKKVNISLAAANGRLRNAREERDQFVEANSQIVEHLKTKEDEVSKSIAACKVEADILTTWLNFLEDTWVLQRSYSETKEKQVNDELERHEDYFVKLAIHLLSEYKKELEPSIICIEKFVESLKNLSGGLEIASSVGNEDSKESNPRKNLEKEYLDCEAKIITTFSVVDNIREQFYAQKGASSRKDDTSVKELFDDIEKLRVEFESIERPNLELEAPIPMADNTSEKALGSPSHTSSQNVTTLKSNIDKHPTEPAVEADEVLDPAAELAKLESEFGKDARDYSTEEIGDWEFDELERELRSGDTAAKN, from the exons atgtcGTGGCTGAGATCTGCTGTGAGCAAGGCAGTGGAAGCAGGGAACAATAACAACCTGACCCGAGCAGTTAAAACCTACGCCGACTCTGTTGTTCACCAAGCTGGTCAAGCCGTAGCTGAAGGAGCCAAAATATTGCAAGATCGTATT GGGAATAGGAATTATAAAAGTGCTAAGCAGACTGCCAAGAGATTAGAGGACGCTGCCATCTCCTGTCGCGGCCTGGAGAGGGTTTTGCTGCTGAGAAGATGGGCGGTCGTGCTCAAACAATTCGAAAAGTTATCTGGAGGTTTTGCGGAAGATAAACAGACACCCGTTGAGCAAAATGTTGGCCCTGATGTATCATCGGGCAGTCCAAGAAAAACATCACTGCCCATG GTTCTGTATTATGATTCTGATGTTGGGGGCGAACCAATGACTTTCCGTGATGTTTTTCTCCAAAGTCAGGCTCTAGAAGGCATATCAATGTCCGTG ATTCTTGAAGCACCAAACGAGGAAGAAATTTCTTTGCTCCTGGAGGTGTTTAG GCTTTGTCTAACTGGAGGACAAGAAGTTCATAATGCAATCGTGAGCAGTATACAGGATCTGGCTTCTGCTTTTGCAAGTTACCAAGATGAAGTGTTG GTGAAGCGCGAAGAATTGCTCCAATTCGCACAAGATGCAATTACAGGGTTGAAAATCAATACTGATCTTGCAAG AATAGATGCTGAAGCTAAGGTTCTGAAGAACAAACTTGATGGAAGTATGCATTCTGACAAGCCATCAATTGAAGATCAGGAAAAGGTGTCTGATGAAAAGGCCAAAGCAACTATAAAG GCACTGAAAGAAGCTCTTGCACAAATTCGAATTTGTTCCAGATTGGAAGGGCTTctgttgaaaaagaaaactttgAGCTTGGGAGACTCGCCTGAGATTCATGCTCAAAAG GTTGACAAGTTGAAGGTCTTATCGGAATCTCTTGCTAGCTCTACATCAAAAGCTGAAAAACGTATCTTAGATCACAG ATTGCAAAAAGAAGAGGCACTGAAAGTTTGTGTTGCCAAAGCTGATGAAGCAAATGAAAAGGAGAAG GAAATTGTAGCTGAGATATCAGTacttgaaaaacaaagagaTGAACTTGAAGCTGAATTGAAAAAG GTTAATATCTCCTTAGCTGCTGCAAATGGACGCCTTCGCAATGCCAGAGAAGAGAGGGATCAGTTCGTTGAAGCTAACAGCCAGATTGTTGAGCATTTGAAAACAAAG GAAGATGAGGTGTCAAAATCAATTGCTGCATGCAAAGTAGAAGCAGATATTCTCACTACATGGCTCAATTTTCTGGAAGATACCTGGGTTCTCCAGCGATCTTACAGTGAAACTAAGGAGAAGCAGGTCAA TGATGAACTGGAGAGACATGAGGACTATTTTGTCAAGTTGGCTATTCATCTTCTCTCTGAATacaag AAAGAGTTGGAGCCTTCTATCATCTGTATAGAGAAATTTGTGGAAAGCCTAAAGAATTTAAGTGGAGG GTTAGAGATAGCATCTAGTGTGGGGAATGAAGATTCTAAAGAATCAAACCCAAGGAAAAATCTTGAGAAGGAATATTTGGATTGTGAAGCAAAG ATTATAACCACTTTCAGTGTGGTGGACAACATAAGAGAGCAGTTTTATGCTCAAAAAGGGGCAAGTTCTAG GAAAGATGATACCTCGGTTAAAGAGCTATTTGATGATATTGAAAAGTTGAGAGTGGAATTCGAGTCCATTGAGAGACCAAATCTAGAACTGGAGGCTCCAATCCCTATGGCTGATAATACATCTGAGAAGGCACTGGGAAGTCCATCTCATACCTCATCACAGAATGTGACTACCCTTAAATCCAATATAGATAAGCATCCCACGGAACCTGCAGTGGAGGCAGATGAGGTGCTCGACCCTGCCGCAGAACTTGCAAAGTTAGAGTCAGAGTTTGGGAAAGATGCTCGAGACTACTCAACGGAGGAGATTGGTGACTGGGAGTTTGATGAGCTTGAAAGGGAATTGAGATCCGGTGATACAGCAGCAAAAAACTAG
- the LOC118052219 gene encoding probable membrane-associated kinase regulator 4, with translation MIISSLLNGTLPFIPTSPNSAPTCHSTGTNIQPRERESCLKYCELLEMAMNHLLSYDHDDDDDYIDMEVSSYSTFFCQSIGSPPFPKEFEFQKSTASLEKDTTTSPADELFYKGKLLPLHLPPRLQMVEKILENSNSSYDHRKDTFEEFFSTPLMTTAPTPTSTSTPFESCNISPAESCYVSRELNPEEYLFEYSSETGGFIDENPKPSWTKKLNLIKQSSLSSKLKASRAYLKSLFGKSGCSDDSCTVASKVADEVTVSKAKETSNKYVKPAKKTPCGQIQKDKYQTSTTALQNKQRISEDGSGRFHRRSFSMSIKRYSTKKSSSSSDSSSSSSSTSSNGFHRLPFLKRSSSAKSEIENPIQGAIAHCKQSQQLFHSRKTVNEAKLYSLSASRISICDEQERPVLCRG, from the coding sequence ATGATCATCTCAAGTCTATTAAATGGTACACTTCCCTTCATTCCCACCTCACCAAACTCAGCTCCCACTTGTCACTCCACAGGCACAAACATACAacccagagagagagagagttgccTGAAATACTGTGAGTTGCTAGAAATGGCCATGAACCACCTCTTATCATATGAtcatgacgacgacgacgactaCATTGACATGGAAGTAAGCTCATACTCCACCTTCTTCTGCCAATCTATAGGCTCGCCTCCATTCCCAAAAGAGTTCGAGTTCCAAAAGTCCACAGCTTCACTAGAAAAAGACACCACAACTTCCCCAGCTGACGAGCTCTTCTACAAAGGCAAGCTCCTTCCCCTTCACCTTCCTCCACGTTTACAAATGGTAGAGAAAATCCTAGAAAACTCTAACTCTTCATATGATCATAGAAAAGACACATTTGAAGAATTCTTCAGCACCCCGCTAATGACGACTGCCCCTACACCGACTTCGACCAGCACTCCTTTTGAATCCTGCAATATTTCACCTGCCGAGTCTTGTTATGTCAGTAGAGAACTAAATCCAGAAGAGTATCTCTTTGAATATTCAAGTGAAACTGGTGGTTTTATCGATGAAAACCCAAAACCGTCTTGGACCAAAAAGCTTAATCTGATCAAACAGTCCTCACTTAGCTCAAAACTGAAGGCTTCCCGGGCTTACCTCAAGTCTTTGTTCGGTAAGTCTGGTTGCTCGGATGATTCATGTACAGTGGCTTCAAAAGTTGCAGATGAAGTGACAGTTTCAAAAGCCAAAGAGACTTCGAACAAATATGTGAAGCCAGCAAAGAAGACGCCTTGTGGGCAAATCCAGAAAGATAAATACCAAACTTCAACTACTGCATTGCAGAACAAACAAAGGATCAGCGAGGACGGTAGTGGTCGCTTCCACAGGAGATCATTCTCAATGTCCATCAAACGGTATTCAACAAAGAAGTCTTCATCATCATCTGACTCGTCATCATCTTCAAGCTCGACTAGTTCAAATGGGTTTCATCGGCTGCCATTTCTGAAGAGAAGCAGCAGTGCAAAATCCGAGATAGAGAATCCAATCCAGGGAGCAATTGCACATTGCAAACAGTCCCAGCAGCTGTTCCATTCGAGGAAGACTGTAAATGAAGCCAAGTTATACTCATTATCAGCTTCCAGAATTTCCATATGTGATGAACAAGAAAGGCCAGTTCTTTGCAGAGGCTGA
- the LOC118052217 gene encoding ankyrin repeat-containing protein ITN1 yields the protein MASPMEEGLERDLEKGLVQPQLNQDPLTDPSQTPSPSSTSTAPALVLSNSGKRIDQAGKKKYVKQVTGRHNDTELHLAAQRGNLADVQRILDDINSQMVGTFSGADFDAEVADIRASVVNEVNELGETALFTAADKGHLEVVTELLKYSNKECLTRKNRSGYDPLHIAAVQGHHAIVQVLLDHDPSLSQTHGPSNTTPLVSAATRGHTAVVIELLSKDGSLLEISRSNGKNALHLAARQGHVDIVKALLSKDPQLARRTDKKGQTALHMAVKGQSCEVVKLLLDADAAIVMLPDKFGNTALHAATRKKRAEIVNELLLLPDTNVNALTRDHKTALDIAEELVLSEESSDIKECLSRYGALRANELNQPKDELRKTVAQIKNDVHTQLEQTRRTNKNVHNISKELRKLHREGINNATNSVTVVAVLFATVAFAAIFTVPGGDFDSGMAVVVSHASFKIFFIFNAIALFTSLAVVVVQITLVRGETKAERRVVEVINKLMWLASVCTSVAFMASSYIVVGRKHEWAAVLITIVGGVIMTAVLGTMTYYVVKSKRIRSMRKRDKHSRRSGSNSGHHNSEFSNSEVDRIYAL from the exons ATGGCTTCACCAATGGAAGAAG GGTTGGAGAGGGATTTAGAGAAGGGATTAGTGCAGCCGCAACTAAACCAAGACCCTCTTACCGACCCATCACAGACACCATCACCATCTTCAACATCAACTGCCCCAGCTTTAGTTTTGTCGAATTCCGGCAAACGAATTGATCAAGCAGGAAAGAAGAAGTATGTAAAACAAGTTACTGGTCGCCACAACGATACTGAGCTCCATCTGGCGGCTCAGCGTGGCAATTTGGCTGATGTGCAGCGGATACTTGATGATATTAATTCGCAAATGGTGGGGACTTTTAGTGGAGCTGATTTTGATGCTGAGGTTGCAGACATAAGGGCATCGGTGGTTAATGAGGTGAATGAGTTAGGGGAGACTGCGCTGTTCACTGCCGCAGATAAAGGGCATCTTGAGGTGGTTACGGAGTTACTGAAATATTCGAATAAGGAGTGCCTCACGAGGAAGAATAGGTCTGGGTATGATCCGTTGCATATTGCTGCCGTCCAAGGGCACCATG CCATTGTCCAAGTGCTACTAGATCACGATCCCAGCCTGAGCCAAACACATGGCCCATCGAATACAACTCCTCTTGTATCTGCCGCTACAAGAGGGCATACTGCAGTAGTCATCGAATTACTGTCAAAGGATGGTAGCTTATTGGAGATTTCTAGATCTAATGGGAAAAATGCCTTGCATTTAGCTGCCCGCCAGGGACATGTAGATATTGTAAAAGCATTGCTTAGCAAAGATCCCCAGTTAGCACGAAGGACTGACAAGAAAGGGCAGACTGCTTTGCATATGGCTGTAAAAGGGCAGAGCTGCGAGGTGGTGAAATTGCTTCTCGACGCAGATGCTGCGATTGTGATGCTTCCGGACAAGTTTGGCAATACAGCATTACATGCAGCAACAAGGAAGAAGAGAGCAGAG ATAGTGAATGAGTTGTTATTGCTTCCTGACACCAACGTTAATGCTCTGACCAGAGACCACAAAACAGCGCTTGATATAGCAGAAGAGCTTGTCCTTTCTGAAGAATCATCAGATATAAAGGAGTGTCTTTCTCGCTATGGTGCTCTTAGAGCTAATGAACTCAACCAACCAAAGGATGAGTTGAGGAAAACTGTCGCTCAAATTAAGAATGATGTTCACACCCAGCTGGAACAAACCAGAAGGACCAACAAGAATGTGCATAATATTTCAAAAGAGCTTAGAAAATTACACCGTGAAGGGATCAACAATGCCACCAACTCTGTAACTGTGGTCGCAGTGCTATTTGCAACCGTTGCTTTTGCAGCGATCTTCACTGTACCTGGTGGTGATTTCGATAGTGGGATGGCTGTGGTGGTGAGCCATGcttctttcaaaattttcttcatctttaatGCCATTGCCCTCTTTACATCCTTGGCTGTTGTGGTGGTTCAAATTACTTTGGTCAGAGGTGAGACAAAAGCTGAGAGGCGGGTAGTGGAAGTGATTAACAAATTGATGTGGTTGGCTTCCGTGTGCACATCAGTGGCTTTTATGGCCTCCTCTTACATAGTGGTTGGCCGTAAACATGAATGGGCTGCAGTGTTAATTACAATTGTTGGCGGTGTTATAATGACTGCAGTTCTTGGAACCATGACTTATTATGTGGTGAAGTCGAAGAGGATTCGCTCAATGAGGAAAAGGGATAAGCATTCAAGGAGAAGTGGATCGAATTCTGGGCACCATAACTCGGAGTTTTCCAATTCAGAAGTTGACCGAATTTACGCCCTTTAA